The following is a genomic window from Vitis vinifera cultivar Pinot Noir 40024 chromosome 6, ASM3070453v1.
GAAGAATTCAATTGAAGAACGGGCTGGATTGACTCAGTTTAGTCCCGATTCTGATCACAATACTTTAATACGTGACTCGGGAAATTCCCAATCGGAAATTgaaatcggaatccaaaaacCTTCAACTTCAAACCCCAAAGTTAACGACACTTCAGGACATTATCGTAGGTTGATAACTGATCTTCCGTCCGCGTTGATATCGGAAATTCTTAATTGCCTTGACCCGAAAGAGCTTGGTGTGGTTTCGTGTGTCTCAACTGTTCTCAATAGGCTAGCGTCCGAGCACTCCGTTTGGAAAGATTTCTATTGTGAGAGGTGGGGAGCTCCGGTTGTTTCGGGGTTTTCAGATGAGAAATCATGGAGGGAATTGTTTGTGGAGAGGGAGTTTAGGAGCAAAACCTTTAGGGGACGATTTAGCATTGATGTTCTGTATGGTCACACTGAGGCGGTTCGAGCTGTTTTCCTTTTGGCCTCTGCAAAGCTCATTTTCACTTCTGGGTATGATTCCATTGTTCGAATGTGGGATATGGAAGAAGGGTTGTCAATTGCGTGTTCACGGCCTCTCGGTTGCACAATAAGAGCAGTGGCTGCGGATAAGAAACTGTTGCTTGCGGGGGGTAGTGATGGGTTTATTCATTGTTGGAGAGCTGTAGAGGGGCTCTCTTGCTTGTTTGACCTTGTGGGTTCTCAAAACCTGAGTACTGAGTTCCGAATTTGGGAACATGAAGGTCCTGTGACTTGTCTTGCTTTGGATATTAAGAGAATTTATAGTGGCTCATGGGACATGACTGTGCGCATATGGGACCGTTCTTCGTTTAAGGTTGTAAAGGTCTTGAGGCACACAGACTGGGTTTGGGGCCTTGTTCCTCGTGATACTACAGTTGCTAGCACTTCTGGCTCAGATGTGTATGTTTGGGACGCTGATAGTGGGACTCTGCTGACGATAATCTCTAATGCTCATGTGGGTAATGCTTATGCTTTGGCACGGAGCCACACAGGGGATTTTCTATTCACTGGGGGAGAAGATGGGGCAATACATATGTTTGAGGTCGTGAGTGATTGCATGGAAAGGAATGTATTGGAGGTTTCAACGTGGATTCCTCATTCTGGTCCTGTTCATTCCCTGGCATTTGAGTTTCCCTGGCTTGTTTCAGCTTCAGCTGATGGGAGGATGTCACTGATTGATGTGAGAAAGCTTTTGCAAACTTGCAAGCCTTCCTTAGGGAAGAATGTTTCCAAGGTTAGGCACAGGGACCACAAAAGTGTGGAGCCCCCTCAGAGGATGTTACATGGGTTTGGCTGCAATTTATTCTCAGTGGACATTGGTGCAGATCGTATTGTCTGTGGAGGTGAGGAAGGTGTGGTTAGAATTTGGAACTTCTCACAAGCTTTAGAAGCAGAGCAGAGGGCCCGTGCTTTAAGAGGAATACGTCTAGAAAACAGGATGAGGCGGCGTAGGCTTCAAATAGAGCTGACTAGTAAGGGTAGTCGAACTGATCAATGTTCAGTTGCAGCCAGTAAGAATCCTATTAATGGTGATAGGAGTGGTGTGTGGCACAATAAGCGGGGAATGAGTGGCAGGATGAAAGCATAGGAGCTGATCACAGTCATTATTGCTTATAGACATTATTACCCTACTAATCTTTGGGTAAACATGTAACAATAATCCACATTCTATGGCTTAAGCAGGTATGATAACATGTTGTAGCTCTTTCTTTTACAACAgtatttggatttgaaaaacAATGCCCTCTTGATATTACATTTTAGACTGGTGTGTTGTGCTGTGTTGGTTGCCAGTTGCTTTCATATGAAACCTCCTAAATCATAGTCTTTGTTTCTCTATACTGCAAATTTTATTTGTGAGTGCTCTTCCCCTACCCCACAACACACAGACACACCCACCCACTCACAACACAAAATATAATCTTCTTTTCCCTATAGCTACCccacaacacacacacacacacacacacacactataGGAGAGATAGGGTTAAGCATGGTGTGCTTGTACATGTGTTATATACTGAAAGATTGGTCAACTTTTTCCAGTCCgtcaaatttgatttctttcacCTTCCCCAATTTGATTTCCTTATAGAGAATGAAACACTTAAAAATGTACAAGTTCTTAGAGTGttttcattatatttgttttccttcttatttCCATGACAAACCaaataagagaatttgaaattccTTTCATCCTCTCTTTTTCCTACTACCTTTTGAGATCTGAAGAGCTTCAAGGTTTCAACTGGGTAAAATATTAAACTTCTGATGGCTGCCTTTCATTTGGGATTTGGATGGGCTTGGTTTTAGGGGTTCCCAGATATATGGCATGTGTGTGTTTTTTAGGGGGAAGTTGAGAAACATGGTAGTAACAAAAAGCCAGAGATATTATGTGCATGCGGATGCGTCCCCTGGCATGGGtagtttggttctttgatgTGTATATGTGTGATGCTGATATTGCAAATTACTATCTGAGttgtattcttctttttttttcctccttgatTCTTGTGGTACTCCTCGGGCTAACTGTGCAGGTTATACCAAGTGTATGATAGTCTCTGTAGCATCAATATTGTTTTGTTCAAAGCTTGTTATAACATGGAGATGTTTGTGGTAGTCGAAATGCCCAGATCCCAATAATGGATACTAATAGAAATTTGTAATGCAGGGTTTGAAATATCTTGACACATTCATATTCATCACCAATTCACCAAATTATTCTTTTGCATCATTTGGCCTCTTTCAGTCCCTGTTACTATGTcccccattttttcttttcttaaattaCCTGTGGTTGGGAAAATTTATGACAGTCCCAGATACACCACTATATCTTTAAAACTCTCAATCATCACTCCTGAAAATGATGATACTGTGTTAtaataagtattttaaaattaacgattttatttaataaaaagagaaaaaaaaatcaattattaattttttttgtcaatcaTCACTCCATAGTCCTGTATTAACATTTACCATGTTCTCCGTGCAGTAGAGGCAAGAAGAAAAGAAGTCATAATTTACAAATATGAACTGAATATCAAACATGCTTGATAATTccagttttattttctttttctttttttttttgttttttttaaataaacatttttggtgatttttcaataatttatgaCTTTTGGcggtttttaatatttatatttaaaaaaagtggTTAATTCTGAgtgtaaatttttattctaatagTTGTTTAACGAATCTTTTGCTTTCACAAAACAAATCCCATTTTGCATTTTCAAGGGGGACGAAAAATaagaaacagagagagagagagagagagagagagagagagagagagatatgaAGGTGAGGAAGAAGGCAATAGTGGTAACTGTTTTTACGTTGAAGGTGTTGATAATGATGAGTAGTAGCAGCAATGTTTCAAGCGCTGCACTGTATCTATTGGGTGATTCCTCTGTTGATTGTGGGGACAACACTCTCTTCTACCCTATTTTCCACCACAATCTCTCTTTACATCCTTGTAATGGCTCTGATTCCTCCcttcttcctcattttcttggtactcttctttctctttctttccctcTCTTTCTGTTTCTTTCTGTTGCTTTCTTTTCTAAGATATTCAATTCTTATattattgttttcaatttttcgTCTTTCCATCCGTTTCTTAATTTCTTGGAGCTGAGATCGATTCTTCcatttcatcaaattcaatCTTTGATCTGCGATATTACTTATTGTTTTTCAAGAATTACACAATCGTTTCTTCTATCAATAATGACAACATCATATGCCCCATTAATCAATCAAGATTAATTCTTGTAATTAATTTAACCTTTACATATATGATTGATAATTCAGCTGAGAAGATGGGCTTCCCATATACTCCTCCATTCTTGACTCAGAATGGAACACTGCAAGGACTATTGAATGGCCTCAACTTTGGGTCCGCACAAGCAACTATCATGAACGTTCCCACCGGCGACCACCCTCTCCAGTCTCTAAACCAGCAGCTCCGCCAAGTCTTCGAGACCTTTCAGCTGTTGGAGCTGCAGCTTAGCCCCGAAAATGCCCACCACTTCATCAAATCCTCAGTCTTCTACCTCTCCTTTGGCAAAGATGACTACACCAATCTCTTCCTCCGCAACTCCTCAGGCATAAGGTTCAAGTACGACGGCCACGCCTTTGCTCATGTTCTAGTGAACGAGATGGTCCGCGTTATGAGGAATCTCTACGCTGCCAACGTGAGGAAGATCGTATGTATGGGGATACTGCCTCTGGGGTGTGCCCCACGTATATTGTGGGAGCGGCATAACACTACTGATATTGGTGTTGGCGATGCAACAAGGGAATGTGTTAGGGAGGTCAATTTGCGGGTCTTGGAATACAATACAATGCTGGAGGAGCGGGTTGTTGAACTCAATTCAGAGTTGTCGGAGGCCCAGATAGTCTTCTGTGATGTGTACCAAGGAATTATGAAGATCATAGAAAACCCCACACGCTATGGTATGAACCCTGATCTTCTGCATTTGTTGCATTCACGTTTGAAGATATttcaattctttattttttttatcgcCTAATCCTCTCGACAACACTCAGGGTTCGAAGAAGTGAAGATGGCATGCTGTGGACTTGGTCCATATGGAGGGATGGCGGGGTGTGTGGATCCGGGGCTAGCCTGCCACGATGCTTCAACTCATGTGTGGTGGGATTTATACAACCCCACACCAGCAGTCAACTCATTGCTGGCTGATTCTGCTTGGTTCGGCCAACCAATGCCTAACATTTGTCGTCCTGTCACAGTTAAGGAACTCGCTACGGCTCCAATACTGCCGCGTTTAGTCTGAGTCATGTTAGTCATCATTGCCCTTGTCATGGAGCTATTCTCTGATCGTCACTTGAATGTATGTAGTTAAATACCCCAAAATTGATAGACAAAAGAAAGGTTTAgactttataataaaaatttagaaataattggttaaaagggataaaatacttcccatatttgtgaatttatcttttcctatatttttgtttgaaaagtaAAGTACTTTTGAcataaatacttttaattatttcaagtatttacaatatgttttaaaataaatggttatttttacaaaaaacaattaaagtattttagtcAAAATGAGGCcaaaaaaagatgaagaattagattaccaaaattaggtttttaatgacccttttaaccaaataactCAAATTTATTACGacatttaaagtaatttttcaaaaaaaatgaaaataataataaaaatctcaCTAATACTTTTCAATAATCTAAATAAATCATTGAAGTacctaaatcaattttattcttttataaattagatgtgaactctttttaaataaaaataaccttttattagtattattcatggttaaaaaggttttcaaaatattaaggaGTTTACCAAGGTGAGGATTTTGTGCTAAAGATGTAAAAATATAGATTTCATTTgtgcatttttatttattgacttttataaaaaaaatgaaattaattattccaaagataaaaaaaactcatgTTTTGACATgcatttcattattaaaaagagttttttaatCTCaagttttcattttaaaatgattagaGTTGTTAAAGATTACTTAcacatcaatttttttctcttcctttctctctttttcattttattttttaataatttttatgtttaaccAATGGTTGACCAACGTGGTCAATTAATTGGCCCAAGTTGTCAACcagttcaaaatttttttcataaaacaaattgGTAAAAACATGTACTAAGTTGAGGTCGAAACCTTGACTAGTTGATTGATTGCTCCATCAGATGAGCTTTTGGGACTTAATAGTCACCTACCAATGTATTAGAAGCCCAACAACTAGTAGCCAGTTTGGCCAATAGGTCAATCAATTGACCCTAAATTGTGCCTAACAACCAATTTGAACTTTTAGTTCTTATTTTAAAGCTCTAAACTTCATGTTTTATAAGAGTGAGTTCTAAATTATTTCTGAATTTTATTTGGGtttaaaagaaaagtttttttttttagtgtattTTGTTTCTAACTTAACATTTCATCTTAGTGTATCTCAATCATAGTTTTATCTCATTCAATTGAGCTAATTGTTAAACTAGGAGTTTTTCATTCAATTGTAACCTTTATAAGGTATTGTCAATCATGGGATTGATCTAATATCCATCAGGGTTTTGGGGTCCATGCAACTTAGATATTAGAGATAATGAAaacgattaaaaataaaaaatttggccCTCATATGGTATGTTAGATGTTGGGAACCTTAGATTACTCTATTTTCTATCCTTGGATCTTGTAGGGTGCATGCTATCTATCCCTAAGCTCTGTAAATCTAACATAGTTGAATAAAATGACCATAAAAACCATAATAGAGACTAGATCTAGAGATAGAAAATCA
Proteins encoded in this region:
- the LOC104879662 gene encoding GDSL esterase/lipase At1g71250 isoform X1, producing the protein MKVRKKAIVVTVFTLKVLIMMSSSSNVSSAALYLLGDSSVDCGDNTLFYPIFHHNLSLHPCNGSDSSLLPHFLAEKMGFPYTPPFLTQNGTLQGLLNGLNFGSAQATIMNVPTGDHPLQSLNQQLRQVFETFQLLELQLSPENAHHFIKSSVFYLSFGKDDYTNLFLRNSSGIRFKYDGHAFAHVLVNEMVRVMRNLYAANVRKIVCMGILPLGCAPRILWERHNTTDIGVGDATRECVREVNLRVLEYNTMLEERVVELNSELSEAQIVFCDVYQGIMKIIENPTRYGFEEVKMACCGLGPYGGMAGCVDPGLACHDASTHVWWDLYNPTPAVNSLLADSAWFGQPMPNICRPVTVKELATAPILPRLV
- the LOC104879662 gene encoding GDSL esterase/lipase At1g71250 isoform X2, which gives rise to MGFPYTPPFLTQNGTLQGLLNGLNFGSAQATIMNVPTGDHPLQSLNQQLRQVFETFQLLELQLSPENAHHFIKSSVFYLSFGKDDYTNLFLRNSSGIRFKYDGHAFAHVLVNEMVRVMRNLYAANVRKIVCMGILPLGCAPRILWERHNTTDIGVGDATRECVREVNLRVLEYNTMLEERVVELNSELSEAQIVFCDVYQGIMKIIENPTRYGFEEVKMACCGLGPYGGMAGCVDPGLACHDASTHVWWDLYNPTPAVNSLLADSAWFGQPMPNICRPVTVKELATAPILPRLV
- the LOC100266782 gene encoding F-box/WD-40 repeat-containing protein At5g21040, with translation MAFECQESIEVCLVKNSIDSDEQQGGLSDFNSNFNHITSIFDAKSQLETETAHRESGVVCLLKNSIEERAGLTQFSPDSDHNTLIRDSGNSQSEIEIGIQKPSTSNPKVNDTSGHYRRLITDLPSALISEILNCLDPKELGVVSCVSTVLNRLASEHSVWKDFYCERWGAPVVSGFSDEKSWRELFVEREFRSKTFRGRFSIDVLYGHTEAVRAVFLLASAKLIFTSGYDSIVRMWDMEEGLSIACSRPLGCTIRAVAADKKLLLAGGSDGFIHCWRAVEGLSCLFDLVGSQNLSTEFRIWEHEGPVTCLALDIKRIYSGSWDMTVRIWDRSSFKVVKVLRHTDWVWGLVPRDTTVASTSGSDVYVWDADSGTLLTIISNAHVGNAYALARSHTGDFLFTGGEDGAIHMFEVVSDCMERNVLEVSTWIPHSGPVHSLAFEFPWLVSASADGRMSLIDVRKLLQTCKPSLGKNVSKVRHRDHKSVEPPQRMLHGFGCNLFSVDIGADRIVCGGEEGVVRIWNFSQALEAEQRARALRGIRLENRMRRRRLQIELTSKGSRTDQCSVAASKNPINGDRSGVWHNKRGMSGRMKA